A genome region from bacterium includes the following:
- a CDS encoding S8 family serine peptidase has translation MALGLALLGAAPRAWAAPATRDHLPGRLVVELREVPADTSAPVFLAHALARRGAALRPHFPTAWGEAAWSKGRLGAWWMVEVDEETDLAALSDDLLKLPQVRSTTPDWIAHLATAPNDPLFPQQWALDNTGQALNVAGQPVGTPGLDLGALLAWDLAVEGRVPVVAVLDTGVDPSHPEFIGRLLPGFNFLTNLPGAVDDNGHGTRVASLIGARVNNQVGLAGLSRNTQLLPLKVFNSIGQGTASALANALNYARQLEVEVANYSGGLEQSYGPATDVITAAYGTGMWTVAAAGNSGAPQLEFPARLPICLAVGAMSPCGERKTPTSCDGETWWSSSYGPGLDFLAPGTRLVSANRGGGYSMDFNGSSAACAYLSGGLALLRAMAPEAGLAEIEAALQAGAIDLGEPGWDLETGHGLARMDHALFLLVPPRVTGLEIRPLGGSVLLSWNATPGAVAYLVEASAGLGGSWTIIAETAGPAWLSGPREQARGQRLYRVRALIPD, from the coding sequence TTGGCCCTGGGCCTCGCCCTGCTGGGGGCTGCCCCCCGGGCATGGGCGGCTCCGGCCACGCGGGATCACCTTCCCGGCCGCCTGGTGGTGGAGCTGCGCGAGGTCCCGGCCGACACCAGCGCCCCCGTCTTCCTGGCCCACGCGCTGGCCCGGCGGGGGGCGGCGCTGCGTCCGCACTTCCCCACGGCCTGGGGCGAGGCGGCCTGGAGCAAGGGGCGCCTGGGGGCCTGGTGGATGGTGGAGGTGGATGAAGAGACGGACCTGGCCGCCCTCTCCGACGATTTGTTGAAGCTGCCCCAGGTCCGCTCCACCACGCCGGACTGGATCGCCCACCTCGCCACCGCGCCCAACGACCCCCTCTTCCCCCAGCAATGGGCCCTGGACAACACGGGTCAGGCCCTCAATGTGGCCGGACAGCCGGTGGGCACTCCCGGGCTGGATCTGGGCGCCCTGCTGGCCTGGGATCTGGCGGTGGAGGGCCGGGTGCCGGTGGTCGCCGTGCTGGACACGGGGGTGGACCCCTCCCATCCGGAGTTCATCGGTCGTCTCCTGCCGGGCTTCAACTTCCTCACCAACCTGCCCGGGGCGGTGGACGACAACGGCCACGGCACGCGGGTGGCCTCCCTCATCGGGGCGCGGGTAAACAACCAGGTGGGCCTGGCCGGCTTGTCCCGCAACACGCAACTACTGCCGCTCAAAGTCTTCAACAGCATCGGGCAGGGCACCGCCAGCGCCCTGGCCAACGCCCTCAACTACGCCCGCCAGCTTGAAGTGGAGGTCGCCAACTACTCGGGCGGCTTGGAGCAGAGCTACGGCCCGGCCACCGACGTCATCACGGCGGCCTACGGGACGGGGATGTGGACCGTGGCGGCGGCCGGCAACTCGGGGGCCCCCCAACTGGAGTTCCCCGCCCGCCTGCCCATTTGTCTGGCGGTGGGCGCCATGAGCCCCTGCGGCGAGCGCAAGACACCGACCAGTTGCGATGGCGAGACCTGGTGGTCCAGCAGCTACGGTCCGGGCCTGGACTTCCTGGCGCCCGGGACGCGGCTGGTCAGCGCCAATCGGGGCGGCGGCTATTCCATGGACTTCAACGGCAGTTCCGCCGCCTGCGCCTATCTGAGCGGCGGCCTCGCCCTGCTGCGGGCCATGGCGCCCGAGGCCGGCCTGGCGGAGATCGAGGCGGCCCTGCAGGCCGGGGCCATCGACCTGGGCGAGCCGGGCTGGGATCTGGAGACGGGACACGGCCTGGCGCGCATGGACCACGCCCTATTCCTGTTGGTGCCGCCCCGCGTCACCGGGCTGGAGATCCGGCCCCTGGGCGGCTCCGTGCTCCTGAGCTGGAACGCCACGCCGGGGGCGGTCGCCTATCTGGTCGAGGCCTCCGCCGGGCTGGGGGGATCCTGGACCATCATCGCCGAGACCGCGGGCCCCGCCTGGCTCAGCGGCCCGCGGGAACAGGCCCGCGGCCAGCGCCTCTACCGCGTGCGGGCCCTGATCCCGGATTGA
- a CDS encoding S8 family serine peptidase, translated as MRFLFLLLLAGLFSQAQAIAPRPGASPEALPEWAVQLDDQPPCVRDRLMVRIKAEALPAGLAAARVQLTDLPALESFAREKGLKESRSLIVHELDAVALESGHGRDLVIELAPGSDLKAAQAAWAARPEVEWAEYDWLMHALVIPNDPYFSGQWALRNLGGGIYTNDCDIDAELAWDVTTGSTGIKIAIIDTGVDLDHPDLQAKIIAGYNFVSNNNNPNDDHMIDGVYFGHGTACASLAASITNNTTGMAGVDWNARIMPIKVLNSQGSGTTTAIINGVNWARTNGAHVISMSLGGGGFDNTFNTAVTNAYNAGIPVVCAAGNDNSGTVSYPAAYANAYAVGALAPCNVRKTPSSCDGEWWWGSNYGTALKIMAPGVLLRSAKINGYVTDMNGTSGATPHVAGAAALVRGINTGLSAQQVYDILSSTADDIGTAGWDNQTGWGRLNVHQAVLAANPDPCAGETVPPSITHSPLGDTSNTTTPYAVSATVTDNCTLVSVTLSWRVNGGTWTNAAMTANGSTWTGSIPAQSAGSNVQYQIVALDAASNTATGGPWSFNVTDPCLSDATGPAILPVVLIADTYDQVGPYAGLVSISDPCGLIFQAATFTVNGGASQNGTITPIGGDQFSVVIPGQAGPATIVWTVTSADASPFFNLSSQSWSFQVLDPCGVETEPPAITHTPLADSPDNTQPYAVTATVTDNCALASVTLRWQVNGGLWSSAAMGSVGDQYSGAIPAQAFGSLVHYQIVALDARANEAVADHSFSVVDPCASDQTGPAIDLDAPIADTPDTAGPYVGLVTLSDTCGLFYQAATFTVNGGPVQNATMDDLGGGQFSVAIPGQAAGSAVAWTVTAVDDSPNHNVGSQSWSFLVIDPCAADQTAPALEVVTPFADTQDTAGPYAAIFSAVDPCGVTVALAFTVDGGESQAGVVTPLDAGQYLAEIPGQAAGSAIAWTFTAADGSPAHNQAAAGGSFQILTIPIEEAPILAITWTGPGQVQLAWNEVQSATGYRIYGAPTSMGPWTLLGSTAATSAELPVLDNELRLFRVTAFN; from the coding sequence ATGCGTTTCCTGTTTCTTTTGCTGCTGGCCGGCCTCTTCAGCCAGGCCCAGGCCATCGCCCCCCGACCGGGGGCCTCTCCCGAAGCCTTGCCCGAGTGGGCGGTCCAGCTGGACGACCAGCCGCCCTGTGTCCGCGACCGCCTGATGGTCCGGATCAAGGCCGAGGCCCTGCCCGCCGGGCTGGCCGCCGCGCGAGTCCAACTGACCGATCTGCCCGCCCTGGAATCCTTCGCGCGGGAGAAGGGCCTGAAGGAAAGCCGGTCTCTCATCGTCCACGAGCTGGACGCCGTGGCCCTCGAGTCGGGCCATGGGCGGGACCTCGTCATCGAACTGGCCCCGGGATCGGATCTCAAGGCCGCGCAGGCGGCCTGGGCGGCGCGCCCCGAGGTGGAATGGGCGGAGTACGACTGGCTGATGCACGCCCTGGTCATTCCCAACGACCCCTACTTCAGCGGCCAGTGGGCCTTGCGCAACCTGGGCGGCGGCATCTACACGAACGACTGCGACATCGACGCCGAGCTGGCCTGGGACGTGACGACGGGCTCGACGGGGATCAAGATCGCCATCATCGACACGGGCGTGGACCTGGATCATCCGGACCTGCAGGCCAAGATCATCGCCGGCTACAACTTCGTCAGCAACAACAACAATCCCAACGACGACCACATGATCGACGGAGTCTACTTCGGGCATGGGACTGCATGTGCATCTTTGGCGGCTTCAATCACCAACAACACGACGGGCATGGCCGGGGTGGACTGGAACGCCCGCATCATGCCCATCAAGGTGCTCAACTCCCAGGGCAGCGGCACGACGACCGCCATCATCAACGGCGTCAACTGGGCCCGCACCAACGGCGCCCACGTCATCAGCATGAGCCTGGGCGGCGGCGGCTTCGACAACACCTTCAACACGGCCGTCACCAACGCCTACAACGCCGGCATTCCCGTCGTCTGCGCCGCCGGCAACGACAACTCGGGCACGGTGAGCTACCCGGCGGCCTACGCCAACGCCTACGCCGTGGGCGCGCTGGCCCCCTGCAACGTGCGCAAGACGCCCAGCAGCTGCGACGGCGAATGGTGGTGGGGCAGCAACTACGGCACGGCGCTCAAGATCATGGCCCCCGGCGTACTGCTGCGCAGTGCTAAGATCAACGGCTATGTCACCGACATGAACGGCACCTCCGGCGCCACGCCCCACGTGGCGGGGGCGGCGGCCCTGGTGCGCGGCATCAACACGGGCCTCAGCGCCCAGCAGGTCTACGACATCCTGAGCAGCACGGCGGACGATATCGGCACCGCCGGCTGGGACAACCAGACGGGCTGGGGACGGCTCAACGTCCACCAGGCGGTGCTGGCGGCCAACCCCGACCCCTGCGCCGGCGAGACGGTGCCGCCCTCGATCACCCACTCACCGCTCGGTGACACCTCCAACACGACCACGCCCTACGCCGTGAGCGCCACCGTCACCGACAACTGCACGCTGGTCTCCGTCACCCTGAGCTGGCGCGTCAACGGCGGCACCTGGACCAACGCGGCCATGACGGCCAACGGCAGCACCTGGACAGGCAGCATCCCGGCCCAGTCCGCCGGCAGCAACGTGCAGTACCAGATCGTGGCGCTGGACGCCGCCTCCAACACCGCCACGGGTGGCCCCTGGTCCTTCAACGTGACGGATCCCTGCCTGAGCGACGCCACCGGCCCCGCCATCCTGCCGGTGGTGCTCATCGCCGACACCTACGACCAGGTCGGTCCCTACGCCGGATTGGTCTCCATCAGCGACCCCTGCGGCCTCATCTTCCAGGCGGCCACCTTCACCGTGAATGGCGGCGCCTCCCAGAACGGGACGATCACGCCCATCGGCGGCGACCAGTTCAGCGTGGTCATTCCCGGCCAAGCGGGACCGGCCACCATCGTCTGGACGGTGACCAGCGCCGACGCCAGCCCCTTCTTCAACCTGTCCAGCCAGAGCTGGAGCTTCCAGGTGCTGGATCCCTGCGGGGTGGAGACGGAGCCGCCGGCGATCACGCACACGCCGCTGGCCGACTCGCCCGACAACACCCAGCCCTACGCCGTGACGGCGACGGTCACCGACAACTGCGCGCTGGCTTCCGTCACCCTGCGCTGGCAGGTGAACGGCGGCTTGTGGAGCAGCGCGGCCATGGGCTCCGTCGGCGACCAGTACTCGGGCGCCATCCCCGCCCAGGCCTTCGGCAGCCTGGTGCACTACCAGATTGTGGCGCTGGACGCCCGCGCCAACGAGGCGGTGGCGGACCACAGCTTCAGCGTGGTGGATCCCTGCGCCTCCGACCAGACGGGTCCGGCCATCGATCTGGATGCGCCCATCGCCGACACGCCGGACACGGCCGGTCCCTATGTCGGACTGGTGACCTTGTCCGACACTTGCGGCCTCTTCTATCAGGCGGCCACCTTCACCGTGAACGGCGGGCCGGTCCAGAACGCGACGATGGATGATCTGGGCGGCGGGCAGTTCAGCGTGGCCATCCCCGGCCAGGCGGCGGGCAGCGCGGTGGCATGGACGGTGACGGCCGTGGACGACAGCCCCAACCACAACGTGGGAAGCCAGAGCTGGAGCTTCCTCGTGATCGACCCCTGCGCCGCGGACCAGACGGCTCCCGCGCTTGAGGTGGTGACGCCCTTCGCCGACACCCAGGACACGGCCGGCCCCTACGCCGCCATCTTCAGTGCGGTGGATCCCTGCGGCGTGACGGTCGCGCTGGCCTTCACGGTGGACGGCGGCGAGTCCCAGGCCGGCGTGGTGACACCCCTGGACGCCGGCCAGTATCTGGCTGAGATCCCCGGCCAGGCGGCCGGCAGCGCCATCGCCTGGACCTTCACCGCCGCCGACGGCAGCCCGGCCCACAACCAGGCGGCGGCGGGGGGCAGCTTCCAGATCCTCACCATCCCCATCGAGGAGGCGCCCATCCTGGCCATCACCTGGACCGGGCCCGGCCAGGTGCAGCTGGCCTGGAACGAGGTGCAAAGCGCCACTGGCTACCGCATCTACGGCGCCCCCACCAGCATGGGACCCTGGACCCTGCTGGGCAGCACGGCGGCCACCAGCGCCGAGCTGCCGGTCCTGGACAACGAGCTGCGCCTCTTCCGGGTGACCGCCTTCAACTGA